A region of Streptomyces halobius DNA encodes the following proteins:
- a CDS encoding TetR family transcriptional regulator produces the protein MPPETLTPERILEATEEVLRRYGPAKATVVDVARALGVSHGSVYRHFRTKAALREAVTERWLNRTSEQLSAIVAAEGPAPDRLDRWLTALFEAKRHKAGDDPELFATYMTLIGESGGVVDRHVTDLEAQLTAIIEAGVTEGAFHTPSPPTAARAVFNATGRFHDPCYAPEWSSPTISDDFEAVRELLLRGLTG, from the coding sequence ATGCCCCCCGAGACACTGACCCCCGAGCGCATCCTCGAAGCCACCGAGGAGGTGCTGCGCCGCTATGGCCCCGCCAAGGCCACGGTCGTCGATGTGGCGCGTGCCCTGGGTGTCAGCCACGGCAGCGTCTACCGCCATTTCCGCACCAAGGCGGCGCTGCGGGAGGCGGTCACGGAGCGGTGGCTGAACCGTACGAGCGAGCAGCTCTCGGCCATTGTCGCGGCGGAGGGCCCGGCCCCGGACCGGCTCGACCGCTGGCTCACCGCCCTCTTCGAGGCGAAGCGGCACAAGGCGGGCGACGACCCCGAGCTCTTCGCCACGTATATGACCCTGATCGGCGAGAGCGGCGGGGTGGTGGACCGCCATGTCACCGATCTCGAAGCCCAGCTCACCGCGATCATCGAGGCCGGTGTCACCGAGGGAGCCTTCCACACCCCCTCCCCCCCGACCGCCGCCCGCGCCGTCTTCAACGCCACCGGCCGCTTCCACGACCCCTGTTACGCCCCGGAGTGGTCCAGCCCCACGATCAGCGACGACTTCGAGGCGGTCCGGGAGCTGCTCCTGCGAGGGCTGACCGGCTAG
- a CDS encoding aldo/keto reductase yields MQTRTLGTTGPQTSALGLGCMGMSALYGDADRTESIATLHAALDAGITLLDTGDFYGMGHNELLINEALRTAPAAAREKALTSVKFGALRTIEGAFTGYDGRPQAVRNFAAYSLQRLGTDHIDIYRIARVDPAVPVEETVGAIAELVEAGHVRHIGLSEVGAQTLRRAAAVAPISDLQIEYSLISRGIEDEILPTARELGIGITAYGVLSRGLISGHFTRDRKLAANDFRGMSPRFQGENLDRNLDLVDALRKIAEQKGVTVAQTAIAWVLSRGEDIVPLVGARRRDRLAEALGATEFTLDAEDLAAIERAVPAGAAAGERYPADQMAHLDSER; encoded by the coding sequence GTGCAGACCCGCACCCTCGGCACCACCGGCCCGCAGACCTCCGCCCTCGGCCTCGGCTGCATGGGCATGTCCGCCCTCTACGGCGACGCCGACCGCACCGAGTCCATCGCCACCCTCCACGCCGCCCTCGACGCCGGCATCACCCTGCTCGACACCGGCGACTTCTACGGCATGGGCCACAACGAACTGCTCATCAACGAAGCCCTGCGCACGGCCCCCGCGGCCGCCCGCGAGAAGGCGCTGACCAGCGTCAAGTTCGGCGCCCTGCGCACCATCGAAGGCGCCTTCACCGGCTACGACGGCCGCCCCCAGGCGGTCAGGAACTTCGCCGCCTACTCCCTGCAGCGCCTCGGCACGGACCACATCGACATCTACCGGATCGCCCGTGTCGACCCGGCCGTCCCGGTCGAGGAGACCGTCGGCGCCATCGCCGAGCTGGTCGAGGCCGGACACGTCCGCCACATCGGTCTGTCCGAGGTGGGCGCACAGACCCTCCGCCGGGCCGCCGCCGTCGCCCCGATCTCCGACCTCCAGATCGAGTACTCGCTGATCTCCCGCGGCATCGAGGACGAGATCCTGCCCACCGCCCGCGAGCTGGGCATCGGCATCACCGCGTACGGCGTGCTGTCCCGCGGCCTGATCAGCGGCCACTTCACCCGTGACCGCAAGCTGGCGGCGAACGACTTCCGTGGCATGAGCCCGCGCTTCCAGGGCGAGAATCTCGACCGCAACCTCGATCTGGTGGACGCGCTGCGCAAGATCGCCGAGCAGAAGGGCGTGACGGTCGCCCAGACCGCCATCGCCTGGGTGCTCTCCCGTGGCGAGGACATCGTCCCGCTGGTCGGCGCCCGTCGCCGGGACCGGCTGGCCGAGGCGCTGGGTGCCACGGAGTTCACGCTGGACGCCGAGGACCTGGCTGCGATAGAGCGTGCGGTGCCGGCCGGCGCCGCCGCGGGCGAGCGTTACCCCGCCGACCAGATGGCCCACCTGGACAGCGAGCGCTGA
- a CDS encoding MFS transporter, with the protein MAAAARARAAAPETLVTSPGPVAAPRVLTPLGLLTVLLGAALPMIDFFIVNVALPTIDRDLHAGPAVLEMVVAGYGVAYATLLVLGGRLGDMAGRRRLFLWGLAAFGLTSLACGLAPDAWTLVAARVAQGATAALLLPQVLATIQATTTGARRAKAVSLYGGTAGVSSAVGQVLGGLLVSADLAGSGWRAVFLVNVPIAAAAWLLAVRTVPETRSPRPTRVDGPGTALLAATLIALLLPLTEGRTAGWPLWSWLLLAVFPFAAAAFVVVERRAERAGRTPLIPPSLFRIPSMNSGLSMMVPFSVGFGGFMFVVAVALQTGLRYGAFAAGLSLAPLCVTFFLASLAGPRLVRRFGRRVVLTGSLIQATGLIALALTMRAGWPDVSVAGLAPSMAVLGIGQGMVLPVLMRIVLSELPVAQAGVGGGVMVTTQQSGLALGVATLGTLFLSLLPSLGIRDALVAALLAQLAIVLVTTALALRLPRAVR; encoded by the coding sequence ATCGCCGCCGCTGCCCGCGCACGGGCCGCCGCCCCAGAGACCCTCGTCACCTCACCCGGGCCGGTCGCGGCCCCGCGCGTCCTGACCCCGCTGGGGCTGCTGACCGTCCTGCTCGGCGCTGCCCTCCCCATGATCGACTTCTTTATCGTCAATGTCGCGCTGCCGACCATCGACCGTGATCTGCACGCGGGCCCCGCGGTCCTGGAGATGGTGGTGGCGGGCTATGGCGTCGCCTACGCCACGCTGCTCGTCCTCGGCGGACGGCTCGGCGACATGGCCGGGCGCCGCCGGCTGTTCCTCTGGGGCCTGGCCGCCTTCGGCCTGACCTCGCTCGCCTGCGGACTGGCCCCGGACGCCTGGACGTTGGTGGCCGCCCGGGTCGCCCAGGGCGCCACGGCCGCCCTGCTGCTGCCGCAGGTGCTGGCCACCATCCAGGCCACGACCACCGGCGCACGGCGTGCCAAGGCGGTCAGCCTGTACGGCGGCACGGCGGGCGTCTCCAGCGCCGTCGGCCAGGTGCTCGGCGGGCTGCTGGTCTCCGCCGACCTGGCGGGCTCCGGATGGCGCGCGGTCTTCCTGGTGAACGTCCCGATCGCGGCCGCGGCCTGGCTGCTTGCCGTCCGTACGGTGCCCGAGACCCGCTCCCCGCGGCCGACCCGGGTGGACGGCCCCGGTACGGCGCTGCTCGCCGCCACGCTGATCGCCCTGCTGCTGCCGCTGACCGAGGGCCGGACGGCCGGCTGGCCCCTGTGGTCCTGGCTGCTCCTCGCCGTCTTCCCGTTCGCCGCCGCCGCGTTCGTCGTCGTCGAGCGCCGCGCCGAACGCGCGGGCCGTACGCCGCTGATTCCGCCGTCCCTGTTCCGCATCCCCTCCATGAACAGTGGCCTTTCCATGATGGTCCCGTTCTCGGTGGGCTTCGGCGGCTTTATGTTCGTGGTGGCCGTCGCCCTCCAAACCGGCCTGCGTTACGGGGCGTTCGCCGCCGGCCTGTCGCTGGCGCCGCTGTGCGTCACGTTCTTCCTGGCCTCGCTGGCCGGTCCGCGGCTGGTGCGGCGCTTCGGGCGGCGGGTGGTGCTCACCGGCTCGCTGATCCAGGCCACCGGGCTGATCGCGCTGGCGCTGACCATGCGTGCCGGCTGGCCCGATGTGTCGGTGGCCGGCCTCGCGCCGAGCATGGCCGTGCTGGGCATCGGTCAGGGGATGGTCCTGCCGGTGCTGATGCGCATCGTGCTGAGCGAGCTGCCGGTGGCGCAGGCCGGGGTGGGCGGCGGCGTCATGGTCACCACCCAGCAGTCGGGCCTCGCGCTCGGCGTCGCCACGCTCGGCACGCTCTTTCTCTCGCTCCTCCCGTCGCTCGGCATCCGCGACGCGCTCGTCGCCGCGCTGCTGGCACAGCTGGCGATCGTGCTGGTCACGACGGCGCTGGCGCTGCGGTTGCCGCGTGCGGTGCGCTGA
- a CDS encoding helix-turn-helix transcriptional regulator translates to MTVELTMPQATATRERTGEPSVNRTVNRTGERTVNKTVFGAGEGNRTGEGTAAPRAGDAVRRAELAAFLRSRRERITPEQVGLPRGSRRRTPGLRREEVAHLAAVGVTWYTWIEQARDIQVSPQVLDAVARALLLDRAERRHLFALAGAVDPLPGTECTGVPRELLQILHQLAPFPAVVQNSRFDILAYNSTYGQLHCGLDALPEEDRNCMWLAFTHPEYRASMGDPDSTVRLMAAKFRASMAEHVAEPAWKALVARLSEASPEFRGIWARHEVVRPVIGTKVVRNAKVGTLELSATSLWTGPNPGPKLLSYTPVDETSRERLERLQELANAQG, encoded by the coding sequence ATGACCGTGGAGCTGACCATGCCGCAGGCCACCGCGACCCGCGAACGAACCGGCGAACCGTCCGTCAACCGGACCGTCAACCGGACCGGCGAACGGACCGTCAACAAAACCGTTTTCGGGGCCGGAGAAGGCAACCGGACCGGCGAAGGGACCGCCGCCCCACGTGCCGGCGACGCCGTCCGCCGCGCCGAACTCGCCGCGTTCCTGCGCAGCCGGCGGGAGCGGATCACTCCCGAACAGGTCGGCCTGCCGCGCGGCAGCCGCCGTCGTACCCCGGGGCTGCGCCGTGAGGAGGTCGCGCATCTCGCCGCGGTCGGCGTGACTTGGTACACCTGGATCGAGCAGGCCCGCGACATCCAGGTCTCACCGCAGGTCCTGGACGCGGTCGCCCGCGCGCTGCTGCTGGACCGCGCCGAGCGCCGTCATCTGTTCGCGCTGGCCGGGGCGGTCGATCCGCTGCCGGGCACCGAATGCACCGGCGTCCCCCGTGAGCTGCTGCAGATCCTGCACCAGCTCGCGCCGTTCCCCGCCGTCGTACAGAACAGCCGGTTCGACATCCTCGCCTACAACAGCACCTACGGGCAGCTGCATTGCGGCCTCGACGCGCTGCCCGAAGAGGACCGCAACTGCATGTGGCTGGCGTTCACCCACCCCGAGTACCGGGCGAGCATGGGCGATCCGGACAGCACGGTGCGTTTGATGGCCGCCAAGTTCCGGGCGTCGATGGCCGAGCATGTCGCGGAGCCGGCCTGGAAGGCGCTGGTCGCGCGGCTGTCGGAGGCGTCGCCCGAGTTCCGCGGGATCTGGGCGCGGCATGAGGTCGTGCGCCCGGTCATCGGCACCAAGGTCGTCCGGAACGCGAAGGTGGGCACCCTGGAGCTCTCCGCCACGAGTTTGTGGACGGGCCCCAACCCGGGCCCCAAGCTGCTGTCTTACACGCCCGTGGACGAGACGTCCCGGGAGCGCCTGGAGCGGCTGCAGGAACTGGCCAACGCCCAGGGGTGA
- a CDS encoding MFS transporter, with protein MPELSRPRRLLVLAICCLSLLIVSLDATVLNVALPSLQRELHASVSGMQWTIDAYTLVLASLLMLSGSTADRLGRRRIFGTGLVVFATGSLLCSLAPGLGWLVIFRMVQAAGGSMLNPVAMSIITNTFTEPRERARAIGVWGGTVGISMASGPVIGGLLVQSVGWRSIFWINVPIAALALLLTLRYVPESRAPRPRRVDPVGQLLVIALLGSLTYAIIEAPEEDWTSARILAFALLALIALGALIAYERRRAEPLIDLRFFHSAPFSGATVIAVCAFAALGGFLFVNTLYLQNVRGLSALGAGLFMLPMAGMTLIFAPLSGRLVGGRGPRLPLLLAGTGMGLSGVLFAGFDAQSTTAPLFTGYVLFGIGFGLVNAPITNTAVSGMPRAQAGVAAAVASTSRQVGQSLGVAVIGAVIASGTHAARGDGDFIAAGRTAWWIISGCGAAILLLGALTTGRWARATARRTPELFEEELLRGQRAAEAGS; from the coding sequence ATGCCTGAGCTCAGCCGGCCGAGGCGCCTCCTCGTGCTGGCGATCTGCTGTCTGAGCCTGCTGATCGTCAGTCTCGACGCCACCGTCCTGAACGTCGCGCTGCCGTCCCTCCAGCGCGAACTGCACGCCTCGGTATCCGGCATGCAATGGACCATCGACGCGTACACCCTCGTCCTGGCGTCGCTGCTGATGCTGTCCGGTTCGACCGCCGACCGGCTCGGCCGACGCCGGATCTTCGGGACCGGCCTGGTCGTCTTCGCGACCGGCTCGCTGCTGTGCAGCCTCGCACCCGGACTGGGTTGGCTGGTGATCTTCCGCATGGTGCAGGCGGCCGGTGGCTCGATGCTCAACCCGGTCGCGATGTCGATCATCACCAACACCTTCACCGAACCCCGGGAGCGGGCCCGTGCCATCGGGGTGTGGGGCGGGACCGTCGGCATCAGCATGGCGTCCGGGCCGGTCATCGGCGGGCTGCTGGTGCAGAGCGTCGGCTGGCGCTCGATCTTCTGGATCAACGTCCCGATCGCCGCCCTCGCGCTCCTCCTCACCCTGCGCTACGTCCCCGAATCGCGCGCCCCCAGGCCGCGCCGGGTGGACCCGGTGGGCCAGCTGCTGGTGATCGCGCTGCTCGGCTCGCTGACGTACGCGATCATCGAGGCCCCGGAGGAGGACTGGACGTCGGCGCGGATCCTGGCATTCGCGCTGCTGGCACTCATCGCACTCGGCGCCTTGATCGCATATGAGCGGCGCCGCGCAGAGCCACTGATCGACCTGCGCTTCTTCCACAGCGCGCCGTTCAGCGGGGCGACGGTCATCGCGGTCTGCGCCTTCGCGGCGCTCGGCGGCTTCCTCTTCGTCAATACGCTCTACCTGCAGAACGTCCGTGGCCTGTCCGCGCTTGGCGCCGGTCTTTTCATGCTCCCCATGGCCGGTATGACGCTGATCTTCGCGCCGCTGTCCGGACGGCTGGTCGGCGGCCGCGGGCCCCGGCTGCCGCTGCTGCTGGCGGGTACGGGAATGGGCTTGAGCGGGGTGCTCTTCGCGGGGTTCGACGCCCAGTCGACGACGGCGCCGCTGTTCACCGGCTATGTGCTGTTCGGCATCGGCTTCGGGCTGGTCAACGCCCCCATCACGAATACGGCGGTGTCGGGGATGCCGCGCGCGCAGGCCGGTGTGGCGGCCGCCGTCGCCTCCACCAGCAGGCAGGTCGGGCAGTCGCTCGGCGTCGCGGTGATCGGTGCGGTGATCGCGAGCGGGACGCATGCGGCGAGGGGTGACGGCGACTTCATCGCGGCCGGCCGGACGGCGTGGTGGATCATCAGCGGCTGCGGTGCGGCGATCCTGCTGCTGGGCGCCCTGACCACCGGCCGCTGGGCGCGCGCCACGGCCCGCCGTACGCCGGAGCTGTTCGAGGAGGAGCTGCTGCGGGGGCAGCGGGCGGCCGAGGCTGGTTCGTAG
- the dusB gene encoding tRNA dihydrouridine synthase DusB: protein MTLLQIGPHAVQPPVVLAPMAGITNAPFRTLCREFSGGKGLFVSEMITTRALVERNEKTMQLIHFDATERPRSIQLYGVDPDTVGKAVRMIAEEDLADHIDLNFGCPVPKVTRKGGGSALPYKRNLLRSILHDAVANAGGLPVTMKMRKGIDDGHLTYLDAGRIAAEEGVTAMALHGRTAAQHYGGTADWDAIARLKEHVPEIPVLGNGDIWSADDAVRMMRETGCDGVVVGRGCLGRPWLFGDLVAAFEGTGTYAEPTLKEVAAVMLRHATLLGEWLGDEMRGVIDFRKHVAWYTKGFSIGSEMRRSLAVTSSLDELDALLSELDLDQPWPVGADGPRGRTSGRNRVVLPDGWLDDPYDCTGVDADAELDTSGG from the coding sequence ATGACTCTGCTGCAGATCGGACCGCACGCGGTGCAGCCGCCGGTGGTGCTCGCACCGATGGCCGGGATCACCAACGCCCCCTTCCGGACGCTGTGCCGGGAGTTCAGCGGCGGCAAGGGCCTGTTCGTCAGCGAGATGATCACGACGCGGGCGCTGGTCGAGCGCAATGAGAAGACCATGCAGCTGATCCACTTCGACGCAACCGAGAGGCCGCGCTCGATCCAGCTGTACGGCGTCGACCCGGACACCGTCGGCAAGGCCGTCCGCATGATCGCCGAGGAGGATCTCGCCGATCACATCGATCTGAACTTCGGCTGCCCGGTCCCCAAGGTGACCCGCAAGGGCGGCGGCTCCGCGCTCCCGTACAAGCGGAATCTGCTGCGCTCGATCCTGCACGACGCGGTGGCGAACGCGGGCGGGCTGCCGGTGACCATGAAGATGCGCAAGGGCATCGACGACGGCCACCTCACCTACCTCGACGCGGGGCGGATCGCGGCCGAGGAGGGCGTCACGGCGATGGCGCTGCACGGGCGGACGGCGGCCCAGCACTACGGGGGCACCGCGGACTGGGACGCCATCGCGCGCCTCAAGGAGCACGTCCCGGAGATTCCGGTGCTCGGCAACGGCGACATCTGGTCGGCGGACGACGCGGTACGGATGATGCGGGAGACCGGCTGCGACGGGGTGGTCGTGGGGCGCGGCTGCCTGGGGCGGCCGTGGCTGTTCGGCGATCTGGTGGCGGCGTTCGAGGGCACCGGAACGTATGCGGAGCCGACCCTCAAGGAGGTCGCGGCCGTGATGCTGCGGCACGCCACGCTGCTCGGCGAGTGGCTCGGCGACGAGATGCGCGGCGTCATCGACTTCCGCAAGCATGTCGCCTGGTACACCAAGGGCTTCTCGATCGGCTCCGAGATGCGCCGGAGCCTCGCGGTCACCTCGTCCCTCGACGAGCTGGACGCGCTGCTGTCGGAGCTGGACCTGGACCAGCCGTGGCCGGTGGGCGCCGACGGCCCGCGCGGCCGTACGTCGGGCCGCAACCGGGTGGTCCTCCCCGACGGCTGGCTGGACGACCCGTACGACTGCACGGGCGTGGATGCGGACGCGGAGCTGGACACGTCGGGCGGATGA
- a CDS encoding MarR family winged helix-turn-helix transcriptional regulator, with the protein MSGYRTIGDTEKAVRARIGDTPVRHERMAAVAGIHRAAAAVRQHFENSVLRAAELTWTGFVVLWVVWIRGETETRRVAEEAGISKGTLTGVARTLQGRGLLERHGHPTDGRLALLSLTPEGERLMATTFPLFHAEEVFVTEELSDDEALTLADLLRRIVVRVETHGADRRRELLDGEDPRPRRSGRRARGVAGAAGSGGVLGAAGSGAGSPPV; encoded by the coding sequence GTGAGCGGGTACCGGACCATCGGGGACACGGAGAAGGCGGTACGGGCCAGGATCGGCGACACGCCCGTCCGGCACGAACGGATGGCGGCGGTCGCCGGTATCCACCGCGCCGCGGCCGCCGTACGGCAGCACTTCGAGAACTCGGTGCTGCGCGCGGCCGAGCTGACCTGGACCGGCTTCGTGGTGCTGTGGGTGGTGTGGATCCGGGGCGAGACGGAGACCCGCCGGGTCGCCGAGGAAGCCGGGATCTCCAAGGGGACGCTCACCGGCGTCGCCCGTACGCTCCAGGGCCGCGGCCTGCTGGAACGCCACGGCCACCCCACCGACGGCCGGCTCGCGCTGCTCTCGCTGACGCCCGAGGGAGAGCGGCTGATGGCCACTACCTTCCCGCTGTTCCACGCCGAAGAGGTCTTCGTCACCGAGGAGTTGAGCGACGACGAGGCGCTGACGCTGGCGGATCTGCTGCGCCGGATCGTGGTCCGGGTCGAGACGCACGGGGCGGACCGCCGGCGGGAACTGCTGGACGGCGAGGACCCGCGGCCACGGCGCAGCGGACGGCGGGCCAGGGGCGTAGCCGGGGCGGCGGGGAGCGGGGGAGTACTGGGTGCGGCGGGGAGCGGGGCGGGCTCGCCGCCGGTGTAG